In Actinoplanes derwentensis, the following proteins share a genomic window:
- a CDS encoding alpha/beta fold hydrolase, with translation METYRVFASPGYPFPEQWARETAAVSHARSPRDPGATQRQLAASRAVRYPPLSGITAPTVVISGADDPLSKPRAGRDTAAQIPGARFESYPGMGHNLPAELWDDVIAQMPGP, from the coding sequence GTGGAGACCTACCGGGTGTTCGCCTCGCCCGGCTACCCGTTCCCGGAGCAGTGGGCGCGGGAGACCGCCGCCGTCAGTCACGCCCGTAGCCCCCGCGACCCGGGGGCCACTCAACGGCAGCTCGCGGCCAGTCGCGCCGTGCGATACCCGCCGCTGTCGGGCATCACCGCACCGACGGTCGTCATCTCCGGCGCCGACGACCCGCTGAGCAAGCCACGCGCCGGGCGGGACACAGCCGCGCAGATCCCCGGCGCGCGTTTCGAGTCGTACCCCGGCATGGGCCACAACCTGCCGGCGGAGCTCTGGGACGACGTGATCGCGCAGATGCCCGGCCCCTGA
- a CDS encoding TetR/AcrR family transcriptional regulator: MPSATVTKIVDAALSVLGTGGIHALSHARVDTAAALPPGSTSNYFRTRAALVSAAVARLHELDEVDWRAAVAAGPPTDLARLTDALAAFVDAATGPLRTRTVARYVIFVQGVVEPALMDSLNGDRRRLVDLIAATLTDLGVDQPADIATTLLAGVEGLILHRLTGFAAPTPADPQVRNLINALCDPATDLGQGGRPVKARTERPRLS, from the coding sequence ATGCCGTCAGCGACCGTGACGAAGATCGTCGACGCCGCACTGAGCGTGCTCGGGACCGGCGGCATCCATGCGCTCAGCCACGCCCGGGTCGACACCGCCGCCGCGCTCCCGCCGGGCTCCACGTCCAACTACTTCCGCACCCGAGCGGCTCTCGTTTCCGCCGCCGTCGCACGGCTGCACGAGCTCGACGAGGTGGACTGGCGGGCCGCCGTCGCCGCCGGCCCACCGACCGATCTGGCCCGGCTCACCGACGCGCTCGCCGCCTTCGTCGACGCCGCCACCGGCCCCCTGCGGACGAGAACCGTCGCCCGGTACGTCATCTTCGTGCAGGGCGTCGTGGAGCCAGCTCTGATGGACAGCCTCAACGGCGACCGCCGCCGACTCGTCGACCTCATCGCTGCGACCCTCACCGACCTCGGCGTGGACCAGCCGGCCGACATCGCAACGACACTGCTGGCTGGCGTGGAAGGACTGATCCTGCACCGCCTCACCGGGTTTGCCGCGCCCACCCCCGCCGACCCGCAAGTGCGCAACCTGATCAATGCCCTGTGCGATCCCGCTACGGACCTTGGGCAAGGCGGCCGACCTGTCAAGGCTCGGACAGAGCGCCCTCGCCTCAGCTGA
- a CDS encoding alpha/beta fold hydrolase, which produces MLIITSTDGTIVRAVAEGSGPPIVVLHAGMNDETAWRRVATHLTARFRVVRVRRRRYRMDLDPPPGLAAETADAVAVARALGRPVLLVGHSSGGVVALEALLVAPDAFVGAVLYEPPVVVGAPLGGDANVRAQAALASGRPRRAIQIFLRDVVRLPRVLAWLSAVLVAALPSWRRLIPRQLDDNAAIDALGDRRSAYTAISRPVLLLGGGRSPQHLAERLSALAEVIPGAERVSLRDQGHGANLRAPARVAAVVAAFADRLFV; this is translated from the coding sequence ATGTTGATCATCACGTCCACTGACGGCACGATCGTGAGAGCGGTCGCTGAAGGCTCCGGCCCACCGATCGTGGTTCTGCATGCGGGCATGAACGATGAGACGGCATGGCGGCGTGTGGCTACGCACCTCACAGCGCGGTTCCGGGTCGTACGCGTACGGCGCCGCCGCTATCGCATGGATCTGGACCCGCCGCCGGGACTGGCAGCAGAGACGGCCGACGCCGTGGCAGTTGCCCGCGCGCTCGGGCGGCCAGTGCTGTTGGTCGGGCACTCGTCCGGCGGCGTCGTTGCGCTGGAAGCACTGCTGGTCGCGCCGGACGCGTTCGTCGGCGCGGTCCTCTACGAGCCGCCCGTGGTCGTCGGCGCACCGCTGGGTGGTGACGCGAACGTCCGGGCGCAAGCCGCGCTGGCGAGCGGCCGCCCACGCCGAGCGATCCAGATCTTCCTGCGTGACGTCGTCCGCCTGCCACGGGTCCTGGCCTGGCTATCCGCTGTGCTGGTCGCCGCCCTGCCGAGCTGGCGGCGGCTGATCCCACGCCAACTCGACGACAACGCCGCCATCGACGCACTCGGTGACCGGCGCTCCGCCTACACCGCCATCTCACGTCCGGTGCTGCTGCTCGGTGGCGGGCGCAGCCCGCAGCACCTGGCCGAGCGCCTGTCGGCGCTGGCCGAAGTCATCCCCGGCGCGGAGCGGGTGAGTCTGCGGGACCAGGGCCACGGCGCCAATCTGCGGGCACCGGCCCGAGTCGCCGCTGTCGTGGCCGCCTTCGCCGACCGGTTGTTCGTCTGA
- a CDS encoding MFS transporter, with protein MSLLIISLDVTIVNVALPAIRADLDAPVSGLQWTLDAYTLVLASLLVLAGSTADRIGRRRVFQTGLVLFTVGSLLCSLAPSLGWLIAARALQAVGGSMLNPVAMSIITNTFTEPKERARAIGVWGAVTGFSMALGPLAGGFLVHSFGWRSIFWINLPVGIAAFLLAWRFIPESRAEHARRPDPVGQVLVFMLLAGVTFGIIEGPATGWTSPLILGCFTLGALALAALLWWEPRRAEPLIELRFFRSIPFSGATLVAVCAFAALGGFLFLNTLYLQEVRGLSALHAGLYTLPMAVMTIIASPLSGRLVAARGTRLPLQIAGVAMALGLLPLTWAGPDTPPWQLFVGYLLFGFGFGMVNTPITNTAVSGMPREQAGVAAAIASTSRQVGSALGVAVIGAVVASAAAGAGSPVAWWILCGLGIAVLVLGRFSTSRWAHATADSAGL; from the coding sequence ATGAGTCTGCTGATCATCAGCCTGGACGTCACGATCGTGAACGTCGCGTTGCCTGCTATCCGGGCGGACCTGGACGCGCCGGTGTCCGGGCTGCAGTGGACTCTCGACGCGTACACGCTGGTTCTGGCCAGTCTTCTGGTGCTGGCCGGGTCGACTGCTGACCGCATCGGGCGGCGCCGGGTCTTTCAGACGGGGCTGGTCCTGTTCACGGTGGGGTCGCTGCTGTGCAGTCTGGCGCCGTCGCTGGGGTGGCTGATCGCCGCCCGTGCGCTGCAGGCCGTCGGGGGCTCGATGTTGAACCCGGTCGCCATGTCGATCATCACGAACACGTTCACCGAACCGAAGGAACGGGCTCGGGCCATCGGCGTCTGGGGCGCGGTCACCGGGTTCAGCATGGCGCTCGGTCCGCTGGCCGGCGGGTTCCTGGTGCACTCGTTCGGCTGGCGTTCCATCTTCTGGATCAACCTGCCGGTCGGGATCGCCGCATTCCTGCTGGCCTGGCGGTTCATCCCGGAGTCGCGGGCCGAGCACGCCCGGCGGCCGGACCCGGTCGGGCAGGTGCTGGTCTTCATGCTGCTGGCCGGGGTCACGTTCGGCATCATCGAGGGCCCGGCGACCGGCTGGACCTCCCCGCTCATCCTGGGCTGTTTCACGCTGGGCGCGCTGGCGCTGGCCGCGCTGCTGTGGTGGGAGCCGCGCCGCGCGGAACCCCTGATCGAACTGCGGTTCTTCCGCAGCATCCCGTTCTCCGGGGCCACCCTGGTCGCGGTCTGCGCGTTCGCGGCGCTCGGCGGGTTCCTCTTCCTGAACACGCTGTACCTGCAGGAGGTGCGTGGTCTGTCGGCGTTGCACGCGGGGCTGTACACGCTTCCGATGGCGGTCATGACGATCATCGCGTCGCCGCTGTCCGGGCGGCTGGTCGCCGCCCGTGGCACGCGTCTGCCGCTGCAGATCGCGGGTGTCGCGATGGCGCTCGGCCTGCTGCCGTTGACGTGGGCCGGGCCGGACACGCCGCCGTGGCAGTTGTTCGTCGGCTATCTGCTGTTCGGGTTCGGGTTCGGCATGGTGAACACGCCGATCACGAACACCGCGGTCTCCGGCATGCCCCGCGAGCAGGCGGGGGTGGCGGCGGCGATCGCGTCGACCAGCCGGCAGGTGGGCAGCGCGCTGGGGGTGGCGGTGATCGGTGCGGTCGTCGCCTCCGCGGCCGCGGGCGCGGGCTCCCCGGTGGCCTGGTGGATCCTCTGCGGCCTGGGGATCGCGGTGCTCGTGCTGGGCCGGTTCAGCACCAGCCGCTGGGCACACGCGACCGCCGACTCCGCCGGGCTTTGA
- a CDS encoding glycosyltransferase: MATIVIVTVGTRGDVVPYVALGSALRDAGHCIDVATHTSLRGHVESAGLGFVSLPVEFSTGPDTRPLTVRRFARVLAGRWLDIGRAVAAASVEADLLLLGGMGWIGYHVAEARKIPSIGVFLQPLDPTREFPPPLLTTRSLGAWGNKAAARSLRLLGQLPFARQTAALRHELGLPAAGPTAMFRRMEAEQWPVLYGFSPAVVPSPPDWPVWRRTIGYWWPRADAGLSPTLQHFLDDGDAPVYIGLGSMSPPGAGDLISRTLTRLGRRVVVQRGAAGLSAGQRNVLVVDDEPHAALFPRVAVAVHHAGAGTTAAALRAGTPSVCLPFTADQPFWAQRVAAIGAGPPPLHRRALTPGRLAAAIASAGGYREGAALIGSRLATEDGVSQAVAEIERRLPVQ, encoded by the coding sequence ATGGCCACAATAGTGATCGTCACGGTCGGCACGCGGGGTGACGTCGTGCCCTACGTGGCGCTCGGCTCTGCACTGCGGGACGCAGGCCACTGCATTGACGTCGCCACCCACACGTCGCTTCGCGGTCACGTGGAGTCGGCCGGGCTGGGCTTCGTATCGCTACCGGTGGAGTTCAGTACGGGGCCGGATACGCGCCCGCTGACCGTACGACGGTTCGCCCGGGTGCTCGCCGGTCGATGGCTGGACATCGGCAGGGCAGTAGCGGCCGCGTCCGTAGAAGCGGATCTGCTGTTGCTCGGCGGCATGGGTTGGATCGGCTATCACGTGGCCGAAGCCCGGAAAATCCCGAGCATCGGCGTCTTCCTTCAGCCGTTGGACCCGACCCGGGAGTTCCCACCGCCGCTGCTGACCACCCGATCGCTGGGCGCCTGGGGCAACAAGGCTGCAGCACGGTCGCTACGACTGCTCGGCCAGCTGCCGTTCGCCCGGCAGACCGCGGCGCTACGACACGAGCTGGGACTGCCGGCCGCTGGCCCGACCGCGATGTTCCGTCGGATGGAAGCCGAACAGTGGCCGGTCCTGTACGGGTTCAGCCCAGCCGTCGTGCCTTCCCCACCGGACTGGCCGGTCTGGCGCCGCACCATCGGCTACTGGTGGCCGAGGGCGGACGCCGGCCTGTCGCCTACCCTGCAACACTTCCTCGACGACGGTGACGCGCCGGTGTACATCGGACTCGGTAGCATGTCTCCGCCCGGCGCAGGTGACCTGATCAGCCGTACACTCACTCGGCTCGGCCGGCGCGTGGTGGTACAGCGCGGAGCGGCCGGCCTGTCGGCCGGACAACGGAATGTGCTCGTCGTCGACGACGAGCCGCACGCCGCGCTGTTCCCCCGCGTCGCCGTAGCCGTACACCACGCCGGCGCGGGCACCACTGCGGCGGCACTACGCGCCGGGACGCCCAGTGTGTGCCTGCCCTTCACGGCCGACCAGCCGTTCTGGGCCCAGCGAGTCGCCGCGATCGGCGCGGGACCCCCACCGCTGCATCGGCGGGCGCTGACCCCCGGGCGGCTCGCGGCGGCGATCGCTTCAGCCGGAGGCTACCGAGAAGGCGCCGCGCTGATCGGGTCCCGGCTCGCCACCGAGGACGGCGTCAGTCAGGCCGTCGCCGAGATAGAACGGCGGCTGCCGGTACAGTGA